A single genomic interval of Lepisosteus oculatus isolate fLepOcu1 chromosome 12, fLepOcu1.hap2, whole genome shotgun sequence harbors:
- the c12h2orf88 gene encoding small membrane A-kinase anchor protein, whose product MGCIKSKQNNLTQNASSVEKADGKPKKYLDENAALVNSETRQGEEGSLRVNPGLLDYAQRLSEEIVAKAVQQWAEVDSRYSDIPYIESDVP is encoded by the coding sequence ATGGGATGCATCAAATCGAAGCAGAACAACCTGACTCAGAATGCCAGCTCTGTGGAGAAGGCAGACGGCAAGCCAAAGAAGTACTTAGACGAGAACGCAGCTCTCGTCAACTCAGAGACGCGCCAGGGGGAGGAGGGCTCCCTGCGGGTGAACCCAGGGCTGCTGGACTATGCCCAGCGGCTCTCCGAAGAGATTGTGGCCAAAGCTGTGCAGCAGTGGGCAGAGGTTGACAGCAGGTACAGTGACATCCCCTACATCGAGAGCGATGTGCCTTGA